The following nucleotide sequence is from Ornithodoros turicata isolate Travis chromosome 2, ASM3712646v1, whole genome shotgun sequence.
GTATTGCCATGTAGCGGAGACTGAGCTCAATAGTTTGGTATCAAACGTAGGAGTCTAGGCCAGCTTGCTGTCATGCAAGGAGGCGTCTACAACACGTGACATTTGAAAAAATGAAATTTTGAGCGCCCCTATCTAAaacacctcacctcaaaaattctTCAAACTTCGTAGGAACATGCTTCCTTATATGATATTTGAGTTCACAGAAAATCTAATGTTTTTTCCTGTCACAataaaagttagagcgcggCAAAGTTTCAGTGTCGGACTGTGGTGCGTGCAATCACAATGGAAGCACTGCGAGAAGTTCACTGATCGATATTCGCGTTTTTCTTGAGACTGCGGACCGTGGTACTTGTAGCCTACCCAAGGAAACGTCTTTCAGTTAGCATGGAAGCATAGACAACGATTTCTGTGTCCGTCGGCGAGCACTTTGCCATGTCAGGAGCCGCCGTTGCTGCTAATGAACAGCGAGCGCCACCCGCACTTGAGCCGTATCCGGCTTCAGGTACAAAACCCAAGTTAGTTTggaggtagatgggtagaaatccagcgaaccggtagaatgtaggaagggagttgcctcaggacagaagccgccgatatttcgaacagagactgttcttcttctgggcaccgtcctcatcattggcatggtatttaaagggttaggtgtgacctgtataaaggttcatgcgaattgtgggtcaacagcccggagggaagaaaggttccgtacgggcttctacggctttcacggagtgaatggctgccttgttagagtgtgggggggattatgtgaacgtagtgatctaggctacagaccggttacagaagaatggaaggttcacgaacacgtggacgaaacgggacaacaggcaagaattggcaggcatggcgaaagataaggaggttagtggttacgtgaggaatattccagaaccagcaaagggtttttttttttttctgtctttttttttcctttttttttagatatttgtaatacaaagttgtggcatgcaataaagaaagtagaaagcagtggccatgcagaacataacagatgataatggaggtagaagtgACAacgggaaaagcatattttatttgtgaagtgtttctagggtgccttgagGCATTGCGAGAGTGAGTGGTTCCCCTATCCGTTACCACTAGTGATTTCGTTTGTAACAGTTGTGGTTTGGCACTGTTGCGACTCGCTGTTGCTTTGCCGTCTGTATCTTCGCCATGATCATTAAATTAGGTAAAGACTGTGTCTACTGCACGAACTACATGAGCAGGCACAGACAGAAGATACATTTTCAAAGCAACTTTGTCTGTGTATCTTCGCTGGACGATGCGTTGATGAGAAACGTTTTGACCCCTGAACAGTATTGTAACGTGTCCGAGTCGGATTATCTTTGCCACAACTGCTAATGTAATCAATCAAACGTAAATAAATAGCGACTCATCTTTACTGGCTTGCCCAGAAGAGCTGGAATGGAATTTTCATGCACGCACAGCGCAAGCAGTGACACATACACTCAATCTACATTTCTCTGTAGTGTCCTTGTGAAGGCGTCGTGCTGCTTTCGACGTCCTGGGGAAAATATTCGACTCTTTGGGTTCTCAAATAACAGTACGAACAGCACGGGAGGCTGTCACAAGAAAAATGTGAATATCGACCAGTTAACTTCTCGCGGCGCTTCCATGGTCATTACACACACAACAGTCGGACACGGGAtgcggaaaaaacggtcccggaaaaaaaggtcccggaaaaaagggtcccggaaagaagggtcccgcaggcaaaaggcggaaaaaatggtcccgcaggcaGGCAATAGCTTTGCCGTTGCTTAAacacatctttggtgtgacagatatgtattatattttgtgaacacggtgttttattttcctcttttttttttcttgctttgaaTTGCATAGTAGTAGCACCTGACTACATCGCTTGATTAAAACTGCTATTGTGCTATACCAAAGTTCGCAATAGCTCGATCGGTGCGGGACAGATGACATTAGTGCACAAATACGCTTGGATTTATTCAAGAACAAAAACAGCGGACAATTATATATCACACTGCTATAGTAAGACAGGAAAAACTGGTCCCGGACACAGTCGTTATTTTGTTTCTCCCGCACATTCATCTGAACACTCCTAGCAGATTCGTGCATACCGTGCATGAACAGACTATGAACTAGTGGTACCACCCCACTGGTACAAACCAGACACCTTTATTCAAGGCTTCCTCCTGACCACGCCTAGGATAGAGTaggttacacagacaaaaagaactcgggccaaagccggaaaagagaatgaaGTCAAGTATAAGCGCCAACGGAAGGACAtaaagcttttcaccagtacagcttgggacaaaagtttacggaacaccggggtgtcgcatttctccattggagcgaaaCACCATCAGGAAACAGGAGGTATACTGAGAgatagaatagccggtcacccgtttcttattccaCCTCTTCGTGACAGCTTGCACGAGGCCGCTCCGATGCAGAAAGACGGCTgtgctgtgttccgtaaacttttgtcccaagctgtaccacgcCTAGGCTAAGAGTAGGTTACACATTCAAAAAGTTCACTGACCTAGATCTGAGAACTCGGGCCAAAGCGATAAAAGAGAATGACGTCAAGTGTGAGCCCCaaccgaaggacagaaagcttttcaccagtaccGGCTCCGGATCTCAACCTACGGAGCTCTAAACGTCAGGTGAAACATCGGATCTCATCCATCCTCAGTAAGTGACCGCAAACATTTTTTTGCTAGTAGACGTGGATTGTGAAATTTGTAAGggattttattttcattttcgtttATGTGTGAATTATTTAAGAAATGTTATTTTAGCGTCATATCCAATTTTACAATTGCAGTTAAGAATGGGCAAGGGTCAGTTCTAGGGCCACTACTGTTTTTAATGACTTCGACAAGTCGATCACACTAAAACTTTTTCACAGTGCTCTCTCTCAAGTAATGAAATTTTTACACAATTGCAGACACCCCCTGAGTGATTACAGCGATGGAAATCATCACATCAAAAATCGCAGGCCCTTCCGGACTCCGGCTTTTAAGTGAATCGACAACATGGTTCATGGACGGGAACTTTGACGCAGCGCCTAAGCTCTTCAAGCAACTATACGTCATTTTAGCACCCCTCGGTACAACCACACTACCCGTCGTGTACGCCCTGATGATGAGGAAGACACAAGAAGCGTATGAGGAACTTCTTCAAgcagtagatgggtagaaatccagcgaaccggtagaatgtaggaaggagttgcctcaggacagaagctgttgtcttctgtcctgaggcaactccttccttcTTCAAGCAGTGGTCGACGAGTGCGCTTCGCAGAACATGGTACCATTACCTGATGCTGTTGTCACTGACTTTGAGAAAGGAGCCATGAACGCGGTTAAAGCCGTTCTCGGTGATGACGTCAAGACTAGGGGCTGCTTTTTTCACCTTTGTCAAAGTACCTGGTCGAAAATTCAGGAAACCGGACTGGTACCGAAGTACAAAGAAGACGAGAAGTTTCGGCACTTCATGGGCATGCTGGATGGGCTGGCATTTCTTCCCCTCAGTGATGTTACTGACGGGATGGCATTCTTGAAGACAATAGCCCCAGACGAAGCGGAGCCTATTGTGACGTACTTCGACGAAACGTACGTCAACGGGACTTACCGTCATGTAGGTCGAATCCACGACAACCCACGCATTCGACGTACGCCAGCGAGGTTTCCTCCGGAAACGTGGAATGTCCACCAAGTCACACTATAAGAGGGTGGAGACAGGACAAATAATCACGCAGAAGCCTGGAACCGAAGAATCAGTTCCTTAATTGGGCACTCTCACCCCAGCGTGTGGCGAGCCATTGACGCGCTGCGGCTCGAGCACTCAACGGTCGACGGGAAGATAGGGCAGTCAACAGCTGGTGTCCCAGCAACGAAAAGGATAAAAACATCAACATTGCGTCTTCAGAAACGTCTTCATCAAATCTGCGAGGAGTACGTAGAAGGCCGAAGAACCATGGACAGTTTATTCAGGGGCATCGGCTACACAATTCGCTTCGGCATGTAAGTGTGATATGTAATTGTCCCCAGTTTCAGCTCTTGAATAAATCGAAGCATACTTGCGCACTAATGTCATCTGTCCCGCACCGATCGAGTTATTGCCAACTTTGGGGTAGGAATTTTAATCAAGCGTTGTAGTCAGGTCCAACAACTAGGCAATTCAAagccagataaaaaaaaagaaataaaacaccgtattcacaaaacacatacatacatatatacatacatacatacatatctCTGCATGAGGAGCATCAtctgtcacaccaaagatgtgcatgcctgcgggaccattttttccgcctttAGCCAGcgggacccttctttccgggacctttttttccgggacccttttttccgggacccttttttcctacacccgacACACTGACACCCGTCCGACACCCGTCGGACACTGAAACTTTGGTACGCTCTAACTTTtattatgaaagaaaaaaaacttcgaTTTTCTGTGCACTCAAATATCATATATGGGAGCACGTGCCTGTGAAGTTTGAAGAATTTTTCGAGGTGGGTTTTTTTAGATATGGGCGTTCAAAAACCGCATTTTTTCAAATGTCACGTCTTGTAGACGCCTCCTTGCGTGACAGCAACCTGCCCTAGACTCCGAAATTTGACACCAAACTATGGAGCTGAGTATCCGCTACATGGCAATACCTTTCTCGTTTCACTGGCATGTACACAAGCGCCGCAATAACCGTAATAATATGAGCCATTTTCGTCGTCGCCAGCAATTTTACGTATTTTTAgctgcaaaataacaaaatcccCGCCGGAACTGAACCCAAGCACTATAATCCAATATAGCTGACAGTGGGAggaaaaaaattcaaagccGTGAACGCGTTCTTTGGAAAGATATTGAACGCCAAAATCGCTATGTCTGAAAGTGCGTAGGACCTGCCATATCattctggattttttttttcttgggaacGGATACTACGGATCTTTCTACGGATACTAGAGAAAAAATAATTGCTGTTCCCTTCTCAATCTGAGCCAgtctacaacatatattttttcaataaaattactgatggtgtccggaccaccttgcctgagttgagatcgAATCACCCTGCTATAGTTCTCGGTTGCAAAAAATTTGATGTAATTaaagtagagatgggacgaatacAGAATTTTCTGAATCCGAATTCGAGtctgaatccaaggaaggttctgcgaatccacgaatcttactaatctcgaatctttcgaatcctttagttaaaaaagagtttaaaaagccagtgGAAAAAACACTTCTGCTGAAAGGTGTTTTGATGCAGAATTTCCTGTCTTTgttcaaagaaaaacaaattaaataacagttcactttcaggagaaaacataacGATGTACTTCTTCCTGAATGTGAcatatttaacatgttgttcatcgactacaggaaatacataaaccctcgagtctgaattatttccataaaacaaagaaacaatcaaaagtaaaaccatgttacttttaaacttgtaatgtaacagttcctgcctgttACTCTTTCAGTCCACAGCAATGCacccaaacaaacaaaaaaacacccactggctttcggcggactccagAGGCGCCATTTTTAAAGAGGAACAAGCTAACGTGATTGCTGGATTCGAAAAactcgattcgccgttttgggaaCTGGGATTTGccttcccgaatctcgaatccctgcctaggattcgtggattcggttggcccactCCTAAATTAAAGTAATGGGAgtattgttttgttttgctattattttcctacatgtatctgttgtttgcatGTTGGAGGAAGCGCcggtttggttctctattagtgctGGCTATTGATTGTGTTCCACTGTTCTTCAGAAtcgaattatttccttgcgtCTGCGCTGGTTATTTATTAAGAAACTCTTTTTAAAAGTTGTGTCCCGTAGGATTTGAACAAAGCATAACAATTGCGGGTCTTTGGTCTCGATAATTTCCTTACAGCACTTAATATTAAACTATTTTTAATAGTTGTGCCCCACTATACGATAACGTTCGCTGTGGAAATTGTCAGTGTCGGAATGATGGTGGCCACGTACAGGAATCTCAGACCTGTTAAAGGAAagttgtaattttgattgtgatCATATTGATCAAGGATACGttccttaattaaaagttgtaaTTCTCATATACAATCATAGTGTTTTTGATTCCGGCTCATTGAAAATTTGCATATAAAGGATATGATGATTGCCAATAATAAAATAGTGCATGCATTGGGTTTGATTCTTTTTATGTGATGGATTGCTGTGGTCAATGGGTGATGACGCGATATATCTTTTCAACGATATTGAAACATACGAATATGgaatctgtgaaattggtaaggAGTAAGTATGTTGTTTATTATATGAATTGTACTGTATTGTGTTGTTTCTGcctcaggtcgtgaaggtttttcggttgGGTTTATCTTCTtcacttgattggcattacaattcccaGCAGTATCGgctttaataaaaaatatt
It contains:
- the LOC135384962 gene encoding uncharacterized protein LOC135384962 — translated: MVPLPDAVVTDFEKGAMNAVKAVLGDDVKTRGCFFHLCQSTWSKIQETGLVPKYKEDEKFRHFMGMLDGLAFLPLSDVTDGMAFLKTIAPDEAEPIVTYFDETYVNGTYRHKRLHQICEEYVEGRRTMDSLFRGIGYTIRFGMAVGKITSIVVSELNDLSGWWPQNFPEL